The Alphaproteobacteria bacterium DNA segment TTCTTGAACATCGGACGGCAATTCCGCCATTAATTCATTGCAGTCATCAATCCACTTTTTTGTTGAAAGGAGTGGGCACGATAAGACGAGTCCTGCAACTTTTGTCGGATTGTGTATGGCAAAATAGGCGGCCAGGGCACCACCCCAGGAATGGCCAAAAAGAATAACTTTGTCCTTTCCAAGATGCTTCATAAGGCAAGAAATCTCATCTGCAAAGCGCTCAACCGTCATTAAGTCGGGGGTAAGTTCAGCCGGAGAGTAATACGAGCCAAGCTGGTCGTAAAAAACGACAGGCCTTTCATCAGCAAGACTTTCAAGGCCATCACACATAGCAGAATGAGATCCTCCAGGTCCGCCGTGCACGAAAACGACAGGCGTCCTTGCAGTCTTATCGGGATCATGCGGTTCATAATACCTGCAGTGGATATTTCCACCTATGACAGGAACTGTTCCGGTTTTTTCTAGTGTGTGGTGCATCATGGAATCAGCCTGCGTCCTGCCGTTAAATTTAGCTCATTCACAATCAAGCCGTCGTCGCCATTAATCCGGCTGGCTCCGACGTAGTTGGCGCAACCTCCAGGTCAATGCGCTGATCCAGCATGCGGCTGACCAAATGACGCAGCGCCATGCGATCCGAGCGCGTCAGCATCTCGCCGCCTTCGATGACCAGTTCTGTGAATTCCTCTTGATTGGGGAACAGCCACGGGCGACCCGCTAAACGACGATACCAACCTTCGACATAGGCATCATCGCGCCATGCGGCGTTGAAGAACAATTCACGCATCGTCTCAAGCAAGCTTTCGGCTTCGTCCAGGCTCTGCTTGTCATCCTCGTTCAGGGATTGTTGAACGCGACCGGCGCAACGGTCGAACATCGTCGCTTCCTGAGGCCGTGCAAAACTGCGCGCCAAGCGGTTAAAGGCCGCCTGCATGCGTCCCAAGCGACGCTTGAGGGTGATATCGCGGTGACGATAGGCCAGTCGCGCCAGGTCTTGGCGGATGAACCGGGCTTCCTCGCTAACTTGGCGAATCTGTTCAGGCTCTTGGCTGCCTTCGCGCAACTGGTCGCCTTGATCCTCC contains these protein-coding regions:
- a CDS encoding proline iminopeptidase-family hydrolase is translated as MMHHTLEKTGTVPVIGGNIHCRYYEPHDPDKTARTPVVFVHGGPGGSHSAMCDGLESLADERPVVFYDQLGSYYSPAELTPDLMTVERFADEISCLMKHLGKDKVILFGHSWGGALAAYFAIHNPTKVAGLVLSCPLLSTKKWIDDCNELMAELPSDVQETIRSCEANGTTSSAAYQAADDLFSSLHLLRSNENRSILLKHRHKTVRQIYMAMWGPSEFSCQGLLKDFDVFSRLAEIVVPTLLLCGEYDTVTPKTMREAQKLIKGSVVSIIPESGHLAYLDNNRAYVSAVEDFFAANRY